The following proteins are encoded in a genomic region of Fundidesulfovibrio putealis DSM 16056:
- the zwf gene encoding glucose-6-phosphate dehydrogenase, translated as MAFDLKRADDAPGCRMTERPEDCTIVIFGASGDLSSRKLFPALSRLFEVGGLPGNFAIVGTARTQMSTDEFREKVRSWLEASGNLASMDWNVFAPRLSYQALEYDAPASYQELRGAIESAETQLGLPGNRMFYLAIPPTLYESVSGMLGVAGLARKKSKELWTRIVVEKPFGRDLDSSRVLDAAMHEHFEEEQIFRIDHYLAKETVQNVLLFRFANSVFEPVWNRNFVDYVSILAAEELGVEHRAGYYEEAGVLRDMFQNHMMQLLAMAAMEPPSVFRAREVLDEKTKLYRSLRPFDPAKGFGQLVLGQYAASEDGSKIGYRQEPGVSPKSNTPTFAMLKTYVDNWRWQGVPFYICSGKRMERKITRIVVQFKEVPHSIYRDIVGEHVQANRLLMEVYPNETINLTLQAKKSGEGFCLRTATMSFNFKDGYEGPPLDSYEKVILDCMLGDHMLFWRQDGVELSWTYLTPILQMCEQCETMDENLKFYPAGSWGPRDANMIHLNYLKDLLINERRRA; from the coding sequence GTGGCGTTCGATCTGAAGAGAGCCGACGACGCGCCGGGATGCCGGATGACCGAGCGCCCCGAAGACTGCACCATTGTCATCTTCGGCGCTTCCGGAGACCTCTCCTCGCGCAAGCTCTTCCCGGCGTTGTCTCGGCTCTTCGAGGTGGGCGGCCTGCCCGGCAACTTCGCCATAGTCGGCACGGCGCGCACCCAAATGAGTACGGACGAATTCCGCGAGAAGGTGCGCAGCTGGCTGGAAGCCAGCGGCAACCTGGCCTCCATGGACTGGAACGTCTTCGCCCCCAGGCTGTCCTACCAAGCCCTGGAATACGACGCCCCAGCCAGCTACCAGGAGCTGCGCGGCGCCATAGAGTCGGCGGAGACGCAGCTGGGCCTTCCCGGCAACCGCATGTTTTACCTGGCCATCCCGCCCACGCTCTACGAGAGCGTTTCCGGCATGCTGGGCGTCGCCGGACTTGCCAGGAAAAAATCCAAGGAACTCTGGACGCGCATCGTGGTGGAGAAGCCCTTCGGGCGCGACCTGGACTCCTCGCGCGTGCTGGATGCGGCCATGCACGAACACTTCGAGGAAGAGCAGATCTTCCGCATCGACCACTACCTGGCCAAGGAGACCGTCCAGAACGTCCTGCTGTTCCGCTTCGCCAACTCCGTGTTTGAGCCGGTCTGGAACCGCAACTTCGTGGACTACGTGTCCATCCTGGCCGCCGAGGAGCTGGGCGTAGAGCACCGCGCCGGATACTACGAAGAGGCCGGGGTGCTCCGGGACATGTTCCAGAACCACATGATGCAGCTTCTGGCCATGGCCGCCATGGAACCTCCCTCGGTGTTCAGGGCCAGGGAAGTGCTGGACGAAAAGACCAAGCTCTACAGGAGCCTGCGTCCGTTCGATCCGGCCAAGGGCTTCGGACAGCTTGTGCTGGGCCAGTACGCGGCGAGCGAGGACGGGTCCAAGATCGGCTACCGGCAGGAGCCGGGCGTCTCGCCCAAATCCAACACTCCGACTTTCGCCATGCTGAAGACTTACGTGGACAACTGGCGCTGGCAGGGAGTGCCGTTCTACATCTGCTCCGGCAAGCGCATGGAGCGCAAGATCACGCGCATCGTGGTGCAGTTCAAGGAAGTGCCCCACTCCATCTACCGCGACATCGTGGGCGAGCACGTCCAGGCCAACCGGCTGCTCATGGAGGTCTACCCCAACGAGACCATCAACCTGACGCTCCAGGCCAAGAAATCCGGCGAAGGCTTCTGCCTGCGCACGGCAACCATGAGCTTCAACTTCAAGGACGGCTACGAAGGCCCGCCGCTGGACTCCTATGAGAAGGTCATCCTGGACTGCATGCTGGGCGACCACATGCTCTTCTGGCGCCAGGACGGCGTGGAGCTCTCCTGGACCTACCTCACCCCCATCCTCCAGATGTGCGAGCAGTGCGAAACCATGGACGAGAACCTCAAGTTCTACCCGGCTGGCAGCTGGGGTCCCAGGGACGCCAACATGATCCACCTCAACTACCTGAAGGACCTGCTGATCAATGAACGCCGCAGAGCTTGA
- the pgl gene encoding 6-phosphogluconolactonase, protein MNAAELELFPDLESACARASSLTARAARDAVAARGRFTLALSGGSTPARYFERLGAQDLPWQAVHVFWADERLVAHDDPASNYALARAHLFTRAPIPAENIHPMADPALPLEALEAQAQACEAMLRSFFGAGGFPAFDAVHLGVGDDGHTASLFPGQPALDESTRWVLPVVYDKSKPPVPRLTLTLPVLNAARLAFFLVSGQGKTALARDILEGRGAGYPASHVRPAGELFWLAGE, encoded by the coding sequence ATGAACGCCGCAGAGCTTGAGCTGTTCCCGGACCTGGAATCCGCCTGCGCCCGCGCGTCGTCGCTTACGGCCCGCGCGGCCAGGGATGCGGTCGCAGCGCGAGGCCGCTTCACCCTGGCCCTGTCCGGCGGCTCCACCCCGGCCCGCTACTTCGAGCGTCTGGGCGCGCAGGACCTGCCCTGGCAGGCCGTTCACGTGTTCTGGGCGGACGAGCGGCTTGTGGCGCACGACGACCCGGCCAGCAACTACGCCCTGGCGCGCGCGCATCTGTTCACGCGCGCCCCCATCCCGGCGGAAAATATTCACCCCATGGCCGACCCCGCCCTGCCGCTCGAAGCACTGGAGGCCCAGGCGCAGGCCTGCGAGGCCATGTTGCGGAGCTTCTTCGGCGCAGGCGGCTTCCCGGCGTTCGACGCCGTCCATCTGGGAGTCGGCGATGACGGCCACACCGCATCGCTCTTTCCGGGACAACCCGCCCTGGACGAGAGCACGCGCTGGGTCCTGCCCGTGGTCTACGACAAGTCCAAGCCGCCTGTCCCGCGCCTGACGTTGACCCTGCCGGTGCTCAACGCGGCTCGGCTGGCCTTCTTCCTGGTGTCCGGGCAGGGCAAGACGGCGCTTGCCAGGGATATCCTCGAGGGACGCGGCGCGGGATATCCGGCGTCGCATGTGCGCCCGGCTGGGGAGCTTTTCTGGCTGGCAGGGGAATAA
- a CDS encoding TIGR00269 family protein: MKCRRCGEVAQVALPSHHTGFCAPCFETYFLKQVERGIHDHKQFTTEDRVLLAVSGGKDSLGLLLALTELGYSITALHIDLGIPVSSECARATVEAFCQKHGIEYHILETASKGLPIPLVKKHINRPICSVCGKIKRHWFNRFAYENGFNVLATGHNLDDEVARLFANTLRWDRAYLAGQGPVKPAEGKFVKKVKPLCRLTEYETAVWCFLKGIEHVLAACPYSGGASFTGHKKLLASLEENSPGMKMQFYGHFLERGKPAFEAIQESAPPLNECSHCGFPSSQEMCGVCRIKQVLES, encoded by the coding sequence ATGAAGTGCCGCCGTTGCGGGGAAGTCGCCCAGGTGGCCCTCCCCAGCCATCACACCGGATTTTGCGCGCCCTGTTTCGAGACCTATTTCCTGAAGCAGGTGGAGCGCGGCATCCACGACCACAAACAGTTCACCACGGAAGACCGCGTGCTGCTGGCCGTGTCCGGGGGCAAGGATTCCCTGGGCCTGCTGCTGGCGCTCACGGAGCTGGGCTATTCCATCACCGCCCTGCACATCGACCTGGGCATCCCCGTGTCCTCAGAGTGCGCCCGCGCCACCGTGGAAGCGTTCTGCCAAAAGCACGGCATCGAGTATCACATCCTGGAGACGGCCAGCAAAGGCCTGCCCATCCCCCTGGTGAAGAAGCACATTAACCGCCCCATCTGTTCGGTGTGCGGCAAGATAAAGCGCCACTGGTTCAACCGCTTCGCCTACGAGAACGGGTTCAACGTGCTGGCCACGGGACACAACCTGGACGACGAGGTGGCCCGCCTGTTCGCCAACACCCTGCGCTGGGACCGGGCCTATCTGGCCGGGCAGGGACCGGTGAAGCCAGCCGAGGGGAAATTCGTCAAGAAGGTCAAGCCTCTGTGCCGCCTGACCGAATACGAGACCGCCGTGTGGTGCTTCCTGAAGGGCATCGAGCACGTGCTGGCCGCCTGCCCCTACTCCGGGGGCGCGAGTTTCACCGGGCACAAGAAGCTGCTGGCCAGCCTGGAGGAGAACAGCCCGGGCATGAAGATGCAGTTCTACGGCCACTTCCTGGAGCGCGGAAAGCCCGCCTTCGAGGCCATCCAGGAGAGCGCCCCGCCGCTGAACGAATGCTCGCACTGCGGGTTCCCGTCCTCGCAGGAAATGTGCGGGGTGTGCCGGATCAAGCAGGTTCTGGAGAGCTAG
- a CDS encoding ubiquitin family protein gives MVSVFIETTGERLEFRRLNTVTQLLNKLKLKPGEVLVIRGRELLTPDRTIGHEGEIRVRHVVSRG, from the coding sequence ATGGTAAGCGTCTTCATAGAAACCACGGGCGAACGGCTGGAATTCCGCCGTCTGAACACCGTCACGCAGCTGCTCAACAAATTGAAACTCAAGCCGGGCGAAGTGCTGGTCATCCGGGGCAGGGAACTGCTCACGCCGGACCGCACCATTGGACACGAGGGCGAGATCCGCGTGCGCCACGTCGTGTCCAGGGGGTAG
- a CDS encoding response regulator: MTAKKVLVVDDEKHIRMLYQEELEGEGYVVATSDGEEAILSVLEREKPAVVVLDIKLGPNRSGLDLLQEIRGKDQAIPVILSTAYDSFQHDLKSIAADYYVVKSVDLTELKAKVTLALEKAAAGA, from the coding sequence ATGACAGCGAAGAAGGTCCTTGTGGTGGACGACGAAAAGCACATCCGCATGCTCTACCAGGAGGAACTGGAGGGTGAGGGATATGTCGTGGCCACCTCTGACGGCGAGGAAGCCATATTGTCCGTGCTGGAGCGCGAGAAACCCGCAGTGGTTGTCCTTGACATCAAGCTCGGGCCTAACCGGTCGGGCCTGGACCTGCTCCAGGAGATTCGCGGCAAGGATCAGGCCATCCCGGTCATCCTGTCCACGGCCTACGACTCCTTCCAGCACGACCTCAAGTCCATCGCCGCGGACTATTATGTGGTCAAATCGGTGGACCTGACCGAACTCAAGGCCAAGGTGACCCTGGCCCTGGAAAAAGCAGCAGCCGGAGCCTAG
- a CDS encoding site-2 protease family protein, protein MNFDDLSQFLLKLAILAPPMLMAVTFHEVAHGAVAALLGDPTARLAGRLTLNPIKHLDPMGLLAFVLTQMIGWAKPVPVDGRYFKNPRVGMILVSAAGPASNFVLAVLSALFLGVLAFMLKLWPGGFFQAYLLAPLWFMTKASVQVNLALGVFNLLPIPPLDGGHLLMGLLPRRWAYELSRLERWGFVIVILLALTGVLGRLLGPVVSSLYNLLI, encoded by the coding sequence ATGAATTTCGACGACCTGAGCCAGTTTCTCCTGAAGTTGGCCATCCTCGCTCCTCCCATGCTCATGGCCGTCACCTTCCACGAGGTCGCCCACGGCGCCGTGGCCGCCCTGCTGGGCGACCCCACCGCCAGGCTGGCCGGGAGGCTGACGCTCAACCCCATCAAGCACCTGGACCCCATGGGCCTTCTGGCCTTCGTGCTCACCCAGATGATCGGCTGGGCCAAGCCTGTTCCTGTGGACGGTCGCTATTTCAAGAACCCCCGCGTGGGCATGATCCTGGTCTCCGCCGCAGGCCCCGCCTCCAACTTCGTGCTGGCTGTGCTCTCCGCGCTGTTCCTGGGCGTCCTGGCCTTCATGCTGAAGTTGTGGCCCGGCGGGTTCTTCCAGGCCTACCTGCTGGCCCCGCTCTGGTTCATGACCAAGGCCAGCGTACAGGTGAACCTGGCCCTGGGCGTGTTCAACCTGCTGCCCATCCCGCCGCTCGACGGCGGCCATCTGCTCATGGGATTGCTCCCCAGGCGCTGGGCGTATGAACTCTCGCGCCTGGAGCGCTGGGGATTCGTCATCGTCATCCTGCTGGCCCTCACCGGGGTGCTCGGGCGTCTGCTCGGCCCCGTGGTGTCGTCACTGTACAACCTTCTGATCTAG
- the trpS gene encoding tryptophan--tRNA ligase, which yields MKALNRIVSGMRPTGPLHLGHYFGVLDSWVELHQDHQCFFFVADWHALTTEYAEPQKIKGFVPDLVKDWVAAGLDPAKCVMFQQSQVKEHAELHLLLSMITPVSWLERNPTYKDVRDQLDGTKDLSTYGFLGYPVLMGSDILIYKPNRVPVGHDQLPHLELTREIARRANYLWGDTFPEPEAKLTQASKLQGLDGRKMSKSYGNAISLGENLDEVRKKVSTMLTCAKRMRLKDPGEPDECNLYPYHLLFTPAEQNVQIAKDCRTAAMGCGDCKKIMADNLIKFLEPFQVRRAEFDRNPDLAWDILRDGNEKAREAARATMDELRCKLNFNF from the coding sequence ATGAAAGCCCTGAACCGCATCGTTTCCGGCATGCGCCCCACCGGCCCCCTGCACCTTGGACACTATTTCGGCGTCCTGGACAGCTGGGTGGAGTTGCACCAGGACCACCAGTGCTTCTTCTTCGTGGCCGACTGGCACGCCCTGACCACCGAATACGCCGAGCCCCAGAAGATCAAGGGCTTCGTTCCCGACCTGGTGAAGGACTGGGTGGCCGCAGGCCTGGACCCGGCCAAGTGCGTCATGTTCCAGCAGTCGCAGGTGAAGGAGCACGCGGAGCTGCACCTGCTGCTCTCCATGATCACCCCCGTGAGCTGGCTTGAGCGCAACCCCACCTACAAGGACGTGCGCGACCAGCTCGACGGCACCAAGGATCTCTCTACCTACGGCTTCCTGGGCTACCCGGTGCTCATGGGCTCGGACATCCTGATCTACAAGCCCAACCGCGTGCCCGTGGGACACGACCAGCTGCCCCACCTGGAGCTCACGCGTGAGATTGCCCGGCGCGCCAACTACCTCTGGGGCGACACCTTCCCCGAGCCCGAGGCCAAGCTCACCCAGGCCTCCAAGCTGCAGGGCCTGGACGGGCGCAAGATGTCCAAGAGCTACGGCAACGCCATCTCGCTTGGCGAAAATCTGGACGAGGTGCGCAAGAAGGTCTCCACCATGCTCACCTGCGCCAAGCGCATGCGCCTGAAAGACCCCGGCGAGCCCGACGAGTGCAACCTCTATCCGTACCACCTGCTGTTCACCCCCGCCGAGCAGAACGTGCAGATCGCCAAGGACTGCCGCACCGCCGCCATGGGCTGCGGGGACTGCAAGAAGATCATGGCCGACAACCTGATCAAATTCCTGGAGCCCTTCCAGGTGCGCCGCGCCGAGTTCGACCGCAACCCGGACCTGGCCTGGGATATCCTGCGCGACGGCAACGAAAAGGCCAGGGAAGCCGCCAGGGCCACCATGGATGAGCTGCGCTGCAAGCTGAATTTCAACTTCTAG
- a CDS encoding AraC family transcriptional regulator has product MIDNGKSYRRRMLTVLAHIQDNLDAELTLEGLARIAGFSPYHFHRIFLGMTGETIGAHIRRLRLTRAAYRMEFTDMSVTDAGMEAGYEAPEAFSRAFKAHYGESPSHFRELSRLRRKERVAALFPFPEDFLNHNQTGAIAVDVIIGRKQAVRVACIRATGPYRESSMEAWGKMMAWAGPKGLFGPQTRFIGVGHDDPGATTPDLIRYDACITVGPDFQPGTDDTESFVTEIPGGEYATVVHKGPYEQLERTYMWLYGEWLPKSGREASPKPCYEVYLNSPQTTPPEELLTEINVPLAEK; this is encoded by the coding sequence ATGATCGATAACGGGAAAAGCTACCGCCGCCGCATGCTCACCGTGCTGGCCCACATCCAGGACAACCTGGACGCGGAACTGACGCTGGAAGGCCTGGCGCGCATCGCCGGATTTTCGCCCTACCATTTCCACCGCATCTTCCTGGGCATGACCGGGGAGACCATCGGGGCGCACATCCGCCGCCTGCGCCTGACGCGCGCCGCGTATCGTATGGAATTCACGGACATGTCCGTGACCGATGCCGGGATGGAAGCCGGGTACGAGGCCCCCGAGGCCTTCAGCCGGGCCTTCAAGGCCCACTACGGCGAATCGCCCAGCCACTTCCGGGAACTGTCGCGCCTGCGCCGCAAGGAGCGGGTGGCCGCGCTGTTCCCCTTTCCCGAGGACTTTCTCAACCACAACCAGACAGGAGCCATCGCCGTGGATGTGATCATAGGCCGCAAACAAGCCGTTCGTGTCGCGTGTATCCGGGCCACCGGGCCGTACAGGGAGTCGTCCATGGAAGCCTGGGGCAAGATGATGGCCTGGGCCGGACCCAAGGGGCTTTTCGGGCCGCAGACGCGCTTCATCGGCGTGGGGCACGACGATCCGGGCGCAACCACGCCGGACCTCATCCGCTATGACGCCTGCATCACCGTGGGGCCGGATTTCCAGCCTGGCACGGACGACACGGAAAGCTTCGTTACGGAAATTCCCGGCGGCGAATACGCCACGGTGGTCCACAAGGGGCCTTACGAGCAGCTGGAACGGACGTACATGTGGCTGTACGGCGAATGGCTGCCCAAGTCCGGGCGGGAGGCCTCCCCGAAGCCGTGCTACGAGGTGTACCTGAACTCCCCCCAGACCACGCCGCCCGAAGAACTGCTGACCGAGATCAATGTGCCGCTGGCGGAGAAATAG
- a CDS encoding cation-efflux pump codes for MNPQSDAHGEKSGAALNSLFAAVFLTGLKLAVGLSTNSLGILSEAAHSGLDLLAAAVTFFAIRYSSRPADTRHPYGHGKMENLSALIETLLLLVTCVYIVHEALDRLLYHPEAVDVTWWSFGVMAVSIVIDISRSRMLKRMAEKHNSQALEADALHFSTDIWSSAVVILGLGCVWLGRTMPEGSALRGVLERADAVAALGVCVIVVWVSVQLGRRAIDVLLDGGSENLTEDIRAALADIPGVRGAEQVRARLSGPSAFVDLTLDIDRQASFEQAHQIGARAEEAVKSVTPEADVVVHLKPVASQERDLFELVRGLAARHALGVHGLRAHQTPKGLHLEMHVEVPDGLSLAVAHEKVTELENAVRAALNEPVSIVSHIEPVGEADLGRLPEADLSESITLHVEQLVGKAGGVSDCHGVAVHRADGKYSVSFHCRMDPAIPIGEAHEMTARLEDMIRANVGNVGRVVIHVEPESGSSVKGYPAKGP; via the coding sequence ATGAATCCCCAATCCGACGCCCACGGCGAAAAATCCGGCGCTGCGCTGAACTCCCTGTTCGCGGCGGTCTTCCTGACCGGCCTCAAGCTCGCGGTCGGGCTCTCCACCAACTCCCTGGGCATCCTCTCCGAGGCGGCCCACTCGGGGCTGGACCTCCTGGCCGCCGCAGTCACCTTTTTCGCCATCCGCTATTCGTCGCGTCCCGCTGACACGCGCCACCCCTACGGCCACGGCAAGATGGAGAACCTCTCGGCGCTGATCGAGACGCTCCTTTTGCTGGTCACCTGCGTGTACATCGTGCACGAGGCCCTGGACCGGCTCCTCTATCACCCCGAAGCCGTGGACGTGACCTGGTGGAGCTTCGGCGTGATGGCCGTGTCCATCGTCATCGACATCTCGCGCTCCCGCATGCTCAAACGCATGGCCGAGAAGCACAACAGCCAGGCCCTGGAGGCTGACGCCCTGCACTTCTCCACGGACATCTGGTCCTCGGCGGTGGTCATCCTGGGCCTTGGCTGCGTGTGGCTGGGGCGGACCATGCCCGAGGGCTCGGCCCTGCGGGGTGTCCTGGAGCGCGCCGACGCTGTGGCCGCGCTTGGCGTGTGCGTGATCGTGGTCTGGGTGAGCGTGCAGCTCGGGCGCAGGGCCATCGACGTGCTGCTGGACGGCGGCTCCGAAAACCTGACCGAGGACATCCGCGCGGCGCTGGCCGACATTCCCGGCGTTCGCGGCGCGGAGCAGGTGCGGGCCAGATTGTCCGGCCCTTCGGCCTTCGTGGACCTGACCCTGGACATCGACCGTCAGGCCAGCTTCGAGCAGGCCCACCAGATCGGGGCCAGGGCCGAGGAGGCCGTGAAGAGCGTCACCCCGGAAGCGGACGTGGTGGTGCACTTGAAGCCCGTGGCCTCCCAGGAGCGCGACCTGTTCGAGCTGGTGCGCGGGCTGGCCGCGCGCCACGCCTTGGGCGTGCATGGCCTGCGCGCCCATCAGACCCCCAAGGGGCTGCACTTGGAGATGCATGTGGAGGTGCCCGACGGGCTGAGTCTGGCCGTGGCCCACGAGAAGGTGACGGAGCTCGAGAACGCCGTGCGGGCTGCGCTTAACGAACCCGTAAGCATCGTCAGCCACATCGAGCCCGTGGGCGAGGCCGACCTGGGCAGGCTGCCGGAGGCGGACCTGTCCGAGTCCATCACCCTCCATGTGGAGCAGCTGGTGGGCAAGGCGGGCGGCGTCAGCGACTGCCACGGCGTGGCCGTGCACCGCGCGGACGGCAAATATTCGGTCAGCTTCCACTGCCGCATGGACCCGGCCATCCCCATCGGTGAAGCCCACGAGATGACCGCCCGCCTGGAGGACATGATCCGGGCCAACGTGGGGAACGTGGGCCGGGTGGTGATCCATGTGGAGCCGGAGTCCGGCAGCTCCGTGAAGGGCTACCCGGCCAAGGGGCCGTAA
- a CDS encoding DNA internalization-related competence protein ComEC/Rec2: MKAVPGLLPWQALFLACSCGAWAVHDPLTGGLALAVVAICNLIAGRSTPRVFYFPAAFLLGLGYAFARLSAVPELLEWPEWIDQRPKGVLSGTASSVEEKPGNRLEIMLEGARFRFEDSARPSGLSPEPIPLPGTLVWTWQDPASRPTPGSRVALAARPHATGGFDNPGTTDWGWRWRTRGVFLRTFTMGAKNVRVESEAPLSPIEAWRVRLREAVLAGAGGENASAAGMALGLVTGERFAISTSDLDRVRRASLSHLLAVSGMNLAAVLAMGWAAAWLVGIVWPGAYLRLPRPKLAALIGFPLALGYLWLGRFEPSLTRAGLMFACWGVLLLMGRERVLLDGLFAALLLMFVWDPLCVFEVGLQLSAAAVAGLILLMPLARPLFGLFPKRSVWRWLGVIPLGWLLVTLAAQLAVLPIQFSVFGEASPHLYLNLLWVPVVEWAAQPLAYLGALTVLWLPGLGNALLAGAGWVCSLMLESLRDMDARGLLTVYPVLRPWQPEVLGYVVLLGGLVWARSFDARRRACWLFLCLMLLTGPGLFRVWDQSRDRVRLTVLDVGQGQAVLIEARGGRRWLVDGGGTTSGTFDIGRAVVAPALTWGRLPHLDGMVMSHADRDHTGGLVYLLASFRVGFLAGNGEVPQAGDFQAALAESGLTPQTWRAGQRVDLGDDLALEVFHPSAGYPRRGNDASLVLRLVWKGRGLAVLPGDAGQSVLDLLATGTSPDDSLAADVLVAAHHGSASALSPGFYSRVGAKWALISCGRGNTFGFPAPQIVQALEQSGAQPLSTAYQGAITAEWDSPDTGPRVTSRR; encoded by the coding sequence GTGAAAGCCGTTCCGGGGCTCCTTCCCTGGCAGGCGCTTTTCCTTGCCTGCTCCTGCGGAGCCTGGGCCGTGCACGACCCCCTGACCGGGGGGCTGGCCCTGGCCGTGGTGGCCATCTGCAATCTGATCGCGGGGCGTTCGACGCCCCGCGTTTTTTATTTCCCCGCAGCCTTCCTGCTGGGGCTGGGGTACGCTTTCGCGCGTCTGTCCGCTGTGCCCGAGTTGCTGGAGTGGCCCGAGTGGATAGACCAGCGCCCCAAGGGCGTGCTGTCCGGCACCGCCTCCTCCGTGGAGGAGAAGCCGGGAAACCGCCTGGAGATCATGCTGGAAGGTGCGCGGTTTCGTTTCGAGGACTCGGCCCGCCCATCCGGTCTGTCGCCGGAGCCCATTCCCCTTCCCGGCACACTGGTCTGGACCTGGCAGGACCCGGCCTCGCGGCCGACGCCGGGCAGCCGGGTGGCCCTGGCCGCGCGTCCGCACGCCACCGGCGGGTTCGACAACCCCGGCACAACGGACTGGGGCTGGCGCTGGCGCACGCGGGGGGTGTTCCTGCGGACCTTCACCATGGGGGCCAAGAACGTACGGGTGGAATCCGAGGCTCCCCTGTCGCCTATTGAAGCCTGGAGGGTGCGCCTTCGCGAGGCCGTGCTGGCGGGCGCGGGGGGCGAAAACGCATCCGCAGCCGGGATGGCGCTGGGGCTGGTCACGGGCGAGCGCTTCGCCATCAGCACCAGTGATCTGGACCGGGTGCGCCGGGCGTCGCTCTCGCACCTCCTGGCAGTGTCCGGCATGAACCTGGCCGCCGTCTTGGCCATGGGCTGGGCAGCGGCCTGGCTGGTCGGGATTGTCTGGCCGGGCGCGTACCTGCGCCTGCCCAGGCCGAAGCTCGCGGCGCTCATCGGGTTCCCGTTGGCGCTTGGCTATCTGTGGCTGGGGCGCTTCGAGCCGTCGCTTACCCGGGCCGGGCTGATGTTCGCCTGCTGGGGGGTGCTTTTGCTCATGGGGCGCGAGCGCGTGCTGCTGGACGGCCTGTTCGCGGCGCTGCTCCTGATGTTCGTCTGGGACCCGCTATGCGTTTTCGAAGTGGGCCTGCAACTCTCGGCTGCCGCCGTGGCAGGGCTGATTCTCCTCATGCCCTTGGCGCGCCCCCTCTTCGGCCTGTTTCCGAAGCGTAGCGTGTGGCGCTGGCTGGGGGTCATCCCGCTGGGCTGGCTCCTGGTGACCTTGGCCGCGCAACTGGCCGTGCTGCCCATCCAGTTCTCGGTGTTCGGCGAGGCCAGCCCGCACCTGTACCTGAACCTGCTCTGGGTGCCGGTGGTGGAGTGGGCGGCGCAACCGCTGGCCTACCTGGGGGCGCTGACCGTGCTGTGGCTGCCTGGCCTTGGGAATGCACTGCTGGCCGGGGCGGGCTGGGTCTGCTCGCTGATGCTTGAAAGCCTGCGGGACATGGACGCGCGCGGCCTCCTGACCGTGTACCCGGTGCTTCGGCCCTGGCAGCCCGAGGTGCTGGGTTACGTGGTGCTGCTTGGCGGGCTGGTCTGGGCTCGCAGTTTCGACGCGCGGCGGCGAGCCTGCTGGCTGTTCCTGTGTCTTATGCTGTTGACCGGGCCGGGCCTGTTCCGGGTCTGGGACCAGAGCCGGGACCGGGTGCGCCTGACCGTGCTGGACGTGGGGCAGGGCCAGGCCGTGCTGATCGAGGCGCGCGGCGGCAGGCGCTGGCTGGTGGACGGCGGCGGGACGACGTCGGGCACATTCGACATCGGGCGCGCCGTGGTGGCCCCGGCCCTGACCTGGGGGCGGCTGCCGCATCTTGATGGCATGGTGATGTCCCACGCGGACCGCGACCACACCGGGGGGCTGGTGTACTTGCTGGCTTCGTTCCGGGTGGGATTTCTGGCGGGCAACGGCGAGGTGCCCCAGGCCGGGGATTTCCAGGCCGCCCTGGCCGAGAGCGGCCTGACGCCGCAAACCTGGCGGGCCGGACAGCGCGTTGACCTGGGGGACGATCTGGCCCTGGAGGTGTTCCACCCGTCGGCGGGCTATCCCAGGCGGGGCAACGACGCGTCCCTGGTGCTGCGCCTGGTCTGGAAGGGCAGGGGGCTGGCCGTGCTGCCCGGCGACGCGGGCCAGTCCGTGCTGGACTTGCTGGCGACGGGGACTTCGCCGGATGACTCCCTGGCCGCAGACGTTCTGGTGGCGGCGCATCACGGCAGCGCCAGCGCCCTGTCGCCAGGGTTCTACTCACGTGTGGGGGCAAAATGGGCGCTCATCAGCTGCGGGCGCGGTAACACCTTCGGCTTCCCCGCGCCGCAAATTGTCCAGGCGCTGGAGCAGTCCGGCGCGCAGCCGCTTTCCACGGCCTATCAGGGGGCGATAACCGCCGAGTGGGACAGCCCGGATACCGGTCCGCGCGTCACGTCCAGGCGCTGA